The region GGGCCATTGTGCAGGAATTACCTGAGCAAGATGAAGCCACGCTGAAACACTTCATCCTTAAGGATAGCAAAAAAAATAAATCTTATGCCTTCCCAAAGATGCGTTCAGGCGCCAAAGAAGCCATTCTTACTTATAAATTGATATCGAGTTCGGCCCGATATCACATGTTGGAAGTAGATTTGCAGACAGGGCGTCATCACCAAATAAGAGCCCAGCTGGCAAAAATAGGCTGCCCCATACGTGGCGACCTAAAATACGGCTTTCCCCGCTCAAATCCCGATGGCGGCATTTCATTGCATGCAAGGCGCATCAGTTTCATGCACCCCGT is a window of Desulfonatronum sp. SC1 DNA encoding:
- a CDS encoding pseudouridine synthase; this encodes AIVQELPEQDEATLKHFILKDSKKNKSYAFPKMRSGAKEAILTYKLISSSARYHMLEVDLQTGRHHQIRAQLAKIGCPIRGDLKYGFPRSNPDGGISLHARRISFMHPVKQERVEIVAPYPTEDKLWKEFANVTQRK